One segment of Candidatus Melainabacteria bacterium DNA contains the following:
- a CDS encoding DUF1475 domain-containing protein yields the protein MIWALRILFILIFVVMVYATTSASLQCSILQIPGTVLGHPWFTATLSDAYCGFTTFYAWVFYKEKSVTGKIVWFILIMLLGNLAMSAYMLILLFRLPTNATADKLMLRG from the coding sequence ATGATCTGGGCGTTGCGAATACTTTTCATCCTCATTTTCGTCGTTATGGTCTATGCCACCACAAGCGCCAGCTTGCAGTGCAGCATTTTGCAAATTCCAGGAACGGTTTTAGGGCACCCATGGTTCACCGCCACCCTCTCTGATGCATACTGCGGGTTCACAACCTTCTATGCATGGGTTTTTTACAAAGAAAAGAGTGTCACTGGTAAGATAGTATGGTTTATCTTAATCATGCTGCTCGGGAATCTGGCTATGTCCGCCTATATGTTGATCCTCTTGTTTAGACTCCCGACTAACGCCACAGCAGATAAATTAATGCTGCGAGGTTAG
- a CDS encoding DUF1295 domain-containing protein has product MGNFLISLFAMLPLLACSLIFVFLLMSDVWYFAMKQKNAALVDVAWSGSFGAIAIFYALAASGAPIRRFAIALMVACWSFRLAIHLWQRMKRTHGEEDPRYAEMRTKWGDKAEQNFFGMFQFQALTVLILSTPFLIATSDHAEKLRINEYIGILLFIISFIGEAIADQQLNDFKSNEANHGDVCDVGLWKYSRHPNYFFEWLIWCSFFVFAMESPFGTWTIACPILMLLFLTKMSGIPLAEKQSLASKGEKYIAYQKRTSPFIPWFPRKN; this is encoded by the coding sequence ATGGGCAACTTTCTAATCAGCCTGTTCGCCATGCTGCCGCTGTTAGCATGCAGCCTGATCTTTGTCTTTTTGCTCATGAGCGATGTCTGGTACTTCGCCATGAAACAGAAGAATGCAGCACTGGTAGACGTTGCCTGGTCGGGAAGCTTCGGCGCTATCGCCATCTTCTACGCTCTGGCGGCGAGTGGTGCGCCGATCAGACGATTTGCCATAGCCTTAATGGTGGCTTGTTGGAGTTTCCGCCTTGCTATCCACCTCTGGCAACGAATGAAGCGCACTCACGGCGAAGAAGATCCTCGTTACGCAGAGATGCGCACTAAATGGGGAGATAAAGCGGAACAGAATTTTTTCGGCATGTTTCAATTTCAAGCACTGACTGTGCTGATTCTTTCAACGCCTTTCTTAATCGCAACAAGCGATCACGCAGAGAAGCTGCGCATCAACGAGTATATAGGCATCTTGCTCTTCATTATCAGTTTTATCGGCGAAGCAATCGCAGATCAACAGCTAAATGACTTCAAGTCAAACGAAGCCAACCATGGCGATGTCTGTGATGTTGGACTGTGGAAGTATTCGCGGCATCCCAACTACTTCTTCGAGTGGCTGATCTGGTGCTCCTTTTTCGTCTTCGCCATGGAGTCACCATTTGGAACGTGGACAATTGCATGCCCGATTCTCATGCTCTTATTCTTGACAAAGATGTCCGGCATACCACTGGCTGAGAAACAATCGCTGGCAAGCAAGGGCGAGAAATATATTGCTTATCAGAAACGCACCAGCCCCTTCATTCCCTGGTTTCCTCGCAAAAACTGA
- a CDS encoding class I SAM-dependent methyltransferase translates to MHFIYKLLESNLVPDPIIRRGIRKMLAQKLQEEQALCRPSEEQKLIQFAEALKSEPIAIATERANEQHYEVPTDFYKLVLGPRLKYSCAYWDDNTRNLEQAEEQMLSLTCRRAEIADTGMKILELGCGWGSLSLWMAEKFPSARILSISNSSTQKTYIDSQIEKKGLKNLSVQTCDINDFSTSERFDRVVSVEMFEHLKNYQLLFRKISDWLVEDGKLFVHIFSHKKFAYHYVNADGNDWLTEHFFTGGMMPADNLFSLFNEDLVIEQQWRLNGSHYQKTCAAWLANMDNNRDKVEPIFAATYGATQVRKWWVYWRLFFMACEELFNYRNGEEWIVSHYLFQQRNQASAK, encoded by the coding sequence ATGCACTTTATTTACAAGCTGCTGGAATCCAATTTGGTGCCAGATCCGATTATTCGGCGCGGCATTCGCAAAATGCTTGCGCAAAAACTGCAGGAAGAGCAGGCGCTATGCCGGCCGTCGGAAGAACAGAAGCTGATTCAGTTTGCTGAAGCGCTCAAATCTGAACCGATCGCCATCGCCACCGAGAGAGCAAATGAACAACACTACGAAGTGCCGACCGACTTTTATAAACTCGTGCTGGGTCCTCGTTTGAAATATAGCTGTGCCTACTGGGACGACAACACCCGAAATCTGGAGCAAGCCGAAGAACAGATGCTTTCTCTGACCTGCCGGCGTGCCGAGATCGCAGACACAGGCATGAAAATACTGGAACTCGGCTGTGGATGGGGCTCTCTTTCACTCTGGATGGCTGAGAAATTTCCCAGCGCGAGGATTTTGTCAATATCGAACTCGAGCACGCAAAAGACCTACATAGACAGCCAGATTGAAAAGAAGGGATTGAAAAATCTAAGTGTGCAGACATGCGACATCAATGATTTTTCGACCAGCGAAAGATTCGATCGCGTGGTGTCTGTTGAGATGTTCGAACATCTGAAGAACTACCAACTCTTGTTCAGAAAAATCAGTGATTGGCTCGTCGAAGATGGAAAGCTCTTTGTGCATATCTTCTCGCACAAGAAATTCGCTTATCATTACGTCAACGCAGACGGCAACGATTGGCTGACGGAGCATTTTTTCACTGGCGGCATGATGCCTGCGGACAACCTCTTCTCGCTCTTTAATGAAGACCTGGTTATCGAACAGCAGTGGCGCTTGAACGGCTCTCACTATCAGAAAACCTGCGCCGCCTGGTTGGCGAATATGGATAACAACAGGGACAAAGTCGAGCCGATTTTTGCAGCCACTTACGGCGCCACGCAAGTGCGCAAATGGTGGGTTTACTGGCGGCTGTTCTTCATGGCCTGCGAGGAGCTATTCAACTATCGAAATGGGGAGGAGTGGATCGTGTCACATTACCTCTTCCAACAACGCAATCAAGCATCAGCTAAATAA
- a CDS encoding RNA polymerase sigma factor RpoD/SigA, producing the protein MNNQTYEAELDLVSLLNVTSAINGYEAESDFSTSPTPSRRGRKKIASPPTQSLTDDGAEPEDSFLKAKEEPRYDAETDKSSDVWRGVIWWYLHEVAKHRLLTGPEEIELGRANQFGDVSSRDQLVAGNLRLVVSIAKRYTRQGLDLEDLIQEGNLGLMQAVRKFDPSMGNKFSTYATWWIRQGITRALSNKGRAIRLPVHVHEVLYKLRRAAKPFYQRLGRYPTVAELAKETGINETEIEHVLKSSMSMLSMDDFLGADEDETLGKFVEDKNSARPEAHAELSIMQLKIDKMLSSLTEQEQKILNALFGLHGCKQQTAKQVAEALSLEVQDVRRIENKALRKLRRINHNRSLSDYLADA; encoded by the coding sequence ATGAATAATCAGACATACGAAGCGGAACTAGATTTGGTATCACTGCTGAACGTCACTTCTGCTATCAATGGTTATGAAGCAGAATCTGATTTCAGCACAAGCCCAACGCCCTCCCGGCGCGGCCGCAAAAAGATTGCCAGCCCACCGACTCAGTCTCTGACTGACGACGGAGCGGAGCCGGAAGATTCGTTTTTGAAGGCAAAGGAAGAACCAAGATACGATGCTGAGACAGACAAGTCATCCGACGTCTGGCGAGGCGTGATCTGGTGGTATCTGCATGAGGTGGCTAAACACCGATTGTTGACCGGACCGGAGGAGATCGAACTGGGTCGCGCCAACCAGTTTGGCGACGTCTCTTCAAGAGATCAACTGGTGGCAGGCAACCTGCGACTCGTCGTCAGCATAGCCAAGCGGTATACAAGACAGGGTCTGGACCTCGAAGATTTGATTCAGGAAGGAAACCTCGGTCTGATGCAGGCGGTGCGCAAATTTGACCCGTCTATGGGCAACAAGTTCTCCACTTATGCCACCTGGTGGATTCGTCAGGGTATCACTCGTGCACTCTCAAACAAAGGTCGCGCCATTCGCCTTCCGGTCCATGTGCATGAGGTTCTGTACAAGCTGCGTCGAGCTGCAAAACCTTTCTACCAGCGTCTGGGTCGTTATCCGACCGTTGCAGAGCTGGCTAAAGAGACCGGAATAAATGAGACCGAAATCGAGCATGTGCTGAAGAGCAGTATGAGCATGCTTTCGATGGATGACTTTCTCGGCGCCGATGAAGATGAAACGCTGGGCAAATTTGTAGAAGATAAAAACAGCGCAAGACCTGAGGCGCACGCCGAGCTGTCGATCATGCAACTGAAAATCGATAAAATGCTCAGCTCGTTAACTGAACAGGAGCAGAAGATTTTGAATGCGCTGTTTGGTTTGCATGGCTGCAAGCAACAGACTGCTAAACAAGTAGCCGAGGCACTTTCACTGGAGGTGCAGGACGTGCGACGCATAGAGAATAAGGCTCTGCGTAAATTGCGACGCATCAACCACAATCGGTCGCTCTCTGATTATTTAGCTGATGCTTGA
- a CDS encoding ferrochelatase, translating to MTEKYDAILLVSFGGPEGMNDVIPFLENVLRGRNVPPERMQAVAHHYELFGGVSPINQQNRDLIEALKSELSEHKIDLPIYWGNRNWHPMLVDTVKQMQADGIKKALAFVTSAYSSYSGCRQYRENISSALEQLGENRSLKIEKLRGFSNHPGFIEANTDRLKNALQHFGDEHSNVHVAFAAHSVPTSMATTSDYVEQLTETAELIASSLNLKDWKLCFQSRSGPATQPWLEPDICDHIRDLKNQGVTEMVIAPIGFISDHMEVKYDLDVEAKQLCDELGIKMERAGTAGIHPAFVKMIRQLIEERTTGAERLALGTLGSRPDLCAEDCCPAPQRPPVQTAQRPQQ from the coding sequence ATGACAGAAAAATATGACGCGATCTTATTGGTTTCATTCGGAGGACCGGAAGGAATGAATGATGTTATTCCTTTCCTGGAGAATGTGCTGAGAGGTCGAAACGTGCCACCAGAGCGGATGCAAGCCGTTGCACACCATTACGAACTTTTTGGCGGAGTTTCTCCAATTAATCAACAAAATCGAGATTTGATTGAAGCATTAAAATCTGAATTATCAGAACACAAAATCGACTTGCCCATCTACTGGGGCAATCGAAACTGGCACCCCATGCTGGTTGACACGGTCAAGCAGATGCAGGCTGACGGTATCAAAAAGGCACTAGCGTTCGTTACGTCAGCCTACAGTTCTTATTCAGGCTGCAGGCAATATCGTGAGAACATCTCGTCTGCACTGGAGCAGCTCGGCGAGAATCGATCACTTAAAATCGAGAAACTGAGAGGCTTTTCCAATCATCCAGGATTTATAGAAGCAAATACCGATCGACTGAAAAATGCGTTGCAACATTTTGGTGACGAACATTCAAATGTTCACGTAGCGTTCGCCGCACATAGTGTTCCAACTTCCATGGCAACCACAAGTGACTATGTGGAACAACTAACTGAAACAGCCGAGTTGATAGCTTCAAGTCTCAATTTAAAAGACTGGAAATTATGCTTCCAGAGCCGCAGCGGTCCTGCCACGCAACCGTGGCTCGAACCTGACATTTGCGATCATATTCGCGATTTAAAAAATCAAGGCGTGACGGAAATGGTCATAGCACCGATCGGATTCATCTCAGATCACATGGAAGTCAAATACGACCTCGATGTTGAAGCAAAACAACTCTGTGATGAACTCGGCATCAAAATGGAGCGCGCCGGAACAGCCGGAATTCATCCTGCGTTCGTGAAAATGATCAGGCAATTGATTGAAGAGAGAACGACAGGAGCCGAAAGACTTGCACTTGGAACTCTGGGCTCCCGACCAGACCTTTGCGCGGAAGATTGTTGCCCGGCCCCACAGCGTCCGCCTGTGCAGACAGCCCAACGACCACAGCAATAG
- a CDS encoding aspartate aminotransferase family protein: MSHYDVLEIACRAARTWLADVETGAVCARDDRQALLGKLHRQLPQQGLAADTVVRDLIEATKNGLLGSAGGRFFAWVIGGSLPSALAADWLTSSWEQNAALYACSPAASVIEEIAGEWIKELLDLPRDASFAFTTGCQLAHFTCLAAARASVLEKSGWNVNEDGLFGAPALTVLTSEQRHGSVDRAVRYLGLGNRSLKSLSTDDSGRILVSSLREALLEASGPKILVLNAADLNIASFDRFDELIAIAHGAGAWVHVDGAFGLFARASKSKKHMTEGLELADSWATDAHKWLNVPFDCGIAIIKDREAHRQAMTISASYIEPGSNARDQIDWNPEWSRRARGIPVYAALLELGKEGVEDLIDRTSQHCHTLVTEIAEIPGTQLLWEPHLNQGLVRFLDERENACERDHDIRTKRVIENINEGGDAFFSGTTWKGMYAMRISVVSWRTTDKDVLKTVEAVKAAVAAAASPGVKGLSTCAE, encoded by the coding sequence ATGTCGCACTACGACGTGCTTGAAATAGCTTGCCGAGCAGCCAGGACATGGCTGGCAGATGTAGAAACAGGCGCTGTTTGCGCCAGAGATGATCGCCAGGCGCTTCTAGGCAAGCTGCATCGACAACTGCCGCAGCAAGGTCTGGCTGCAGATACGGTAGTTCGAGACCTGATTGAGGCAACGAAAAACGGCTTGCTTGGCAGCGCAGGCGGCCGCTTTTTTGCCTGGGTCATTGGCGGCTCCCTGCCGTCAGCTCTAGCTGCTGATTGGTTGACCTCCAGCTGGGAACAGAATGCGGCTCTGTATGCTTGCTCTCCTGCTGCCAGTGTGATTGAGGAGATAGCAGGCGAGTGGATCAAGGAGCTGCTTGATCTACCACGGGATGCATCTTTTGCCTTTACGACAGGCTGTCAGCTTGCACATTTCACGTGTCTGGCTGCTGCCCGAGCCTCGGTTCTGGAGAAGTCCGGCTGGAATGTCAATGAGGACGGACTCTTCGGCGCTCCGGCGCTGACGGTTCTTACAAGCGAGCAACGACATGGTTCAGTCGACCGCGCTGTACGTTACCTGGGGCTCGGCAATCGGTCACTCAAGTCCCTGAGCACTGACGATTCGGGGCGCATTTTAGTTTCGTCACTACGAGAAGCATTGCTAGAAGCTAGTGGTCCCAAAATTTTAGTGCTGAATGCGGCAGATCTGAATATCGCATCTTTCGATCGATTCGATGAATTGATTGCTATAGCCCATGGCGCTGGAGCGTGGGTTCATGTAGACGGAGCTTTTGGACTCTTTGCCCGAGCCAGTAAATCTAAAAAGCACATGACTGAAGGGCTTGAGCTTGCCGATAGTTGGGCTACTGATGCGCACAAATGGCTGAATGTGCCTTTTGACTGTGGTATCGCCATAATCAAAGATCGAGAAGCGCACCGGCAAGCGATGACTATCAGTGCTTCGTATATCGAGCCCGGGTCGAATGCAAGGGACCAGATTGACTGGAATCCGGAGTGGTCGAGGCGTGCGCGTGGTATTCCAGTTTATGCTGCTCTTCTGGAATTAGGAAAGGAGGGTGTGGAAGACCTGATCGATCGAACGTCGCAGCATTGTCATACTCTGGTGACGGAAATAGCTGAAATTCCCGGTACTCAGCTGCTCTGGGAGCCGCATTTAAATCAGGGATTGGTGAGATTCCTGGACGAACGAGAGAATGCTTGTGAAAGGGATCACGATATCAGGACGAAGCGTGTGATCGAAAACATAAACGAGGGTGGAGATGCGTTCTTTTCAGGAACGACCTGGAAAGGAATGTATGCGATGCGAATAAGTGTTGTGAGTTGGCGAACTACAGATAAGGACGTCTTGAAGACGGTCGAAGCGGTCAAAGCCGCCGTGGCTGCGGCAGCAAGCCCTGGCGTAAAAGGACTCAGTACATGTGCTGAGTAG
- a CDS encoding TetR family transcriptional regulator, with product MVRTSTTKESTKLQLLEAGIDIMIEKGYNNTGIMEVLQKTGVPKGSFYYYFDSKEEFGLQIINYFNDNIVVKKRRALEDKSVTPLTRLRNYCDDLIANIELNECRKGCLIDNLSQEMADQNEVFRCRLKEIGDQSTAAFASCIKEGQDLKEIPQCYNSTELAEFFNYSMKGAIARAKILKNTEPIKGFINLMFNHFLKVPS from the coding sequence ATGGTTAGAACAAGCACAACCAAAGAAAGCACCAAGCTACAGTTACTTGAAGCCGGCATCGATATCATGATCGAGAAAGGTTACAACAACACTGGCATCATGGAAGTGTTGCAGAAGACAGGCGTGCCTAAAGGTTCGTTCTACTACTACTTCGACAGCAAAGAAGAGTTCGGGCTGCAAATAATCAACTATTTCAATGACAACATCGTCGTGAAAAAGCGCAGAGCACTTGAAGATAAGAGTGTCACGCCTCTCACCCGGCTGCGAAATTACTGCGATGATTTGATTGCCAACATCGAGTTGAATGAGTGCCGGAAGGGCTGCCTGATCGACAACTTAAGCCAGGAAATGGCGGATCAAAACGAAGTTTTCCGCTGTCGCCTCAAAGAAATAGGCGATCAATCGACGGCTGCTTTTGCCAGTTGCATCAAGGAAGGACAAGATCTCAAGGAAATTCCTCAGTGCTACAACAGCACGGAACTGGCAGAATTTTTCAATTATTCGATGAAGGGCGCCATTGCTCGCGCCAAGATTCTCAAAAATACTGAGCCTATAAAGGGCTTCATCAATTTGATGTTCAACCACTTTTTGAAAGTCCCATCCTAG
- a CDS encoding NADH:flavin oxidoreductase/NADH oxidase: MVAEKPNLFSPLKIRDITLKNRIGVSPMCQYSSVDGFANDWHLVHLGSRAVGGAALVICEASGVEARGRITPDDLGIYKDEHIEMLKKITSFIEEWGAVPGIQLAHAGRKGSTLNPWKAASRHAKVDLKDDEGGWEVVGPSPVPFNPEWRNPHELTISEIKEIQEKFRLATQRAIKAGFKWVELHAAHGYLLNSFYSPLSNFRKDEYGGSFENRIRFVVETARIIRSEWPAGYPMSVRLSATDWVDGGWTIEDSVALSKILKAEGVDVIDCSSGNVRAGDRYPYAPGFQVPLAAQVKAEANILAAAVGMITEPEQANQIIQKDQADIVLLARELMRDPYWPLRAAKQLGLPATEALPRRYTYAL, translated from the coding sequence ATGGTGGCAGAGAAACCGAATCTATTTTCTCCGCTGAAGATTCGCGACATCACCTTGAAAAATCGCATCGGTGTTTCTCCTATGTGCCAATACAGTTCAGTTGACGGATTCGCCAACGACTGGCATCTGGTCCACCTGGGCTCCCGAGCAGTTGGTGGTGCAGCACTGGTAATTTGCGAAGCATCGGGTGTTGAAGCGAGAGGACGTATTACGCCGGACGATCTGGGCATCTACAAAGATGAACATATCGAGATGCTGAAGAAAATTACCAGCTTCATCGAAGAGTGGGGCGCTGTTCCCGGAATTCAACTTGCTCATGCGGGGCGCAAGGGATCAACCCTGAACCCATGGAAAGCAGCATCTCGGCATGCAAAGGTTGACCTGAAAGACGACGAGGGAGGCTGGGAAGTAGTTGGACCAAGTCCGGTGCCATTCAATCCGGAGTGGCGTAATCCGCATGAATTGACGATTTCCGAAATCAAAGAGATTCAGGAAAAATTTCGTCTGGCTACGCAACGAGCAATAAAAGCCGGATTTAAGTGGGTGGAGTTGCACGCGGCACACGGTTATCTGCTGAACAGTTTCTACTCACCACTGTCTAATTTCCGCAAAGATGAATATGGTGGCAGCTTTGAAAACAGAATACGATTTGTCGTCGAAACCGCTCGAATTATTCGCAGCGAATGGCCGGCAGGCTACCCGATGTCAGTACGGCTCTCGGCGACCGACTGGGTGGATGGCGGCTGGACTATCGAAGATTCCGTTGCCCTGTCAAAGATACTCAAGGCTGAAGGCGTAGACGTCATTGATTGCAGCAGCGGCAACGTGCGTGCCGGCGATAGATATCCCTATGCGCCCGGATTTCAGGTGCCGCTGGCCGCACAGGTAAAGGCTGAGGCGAATATCCTTGCTGCGGCAGTCGGTATGATCACAGAACCCGAGCAAGCCAATCAAATCATCCAGAAAGACCAGGCTGATATTGTCCTGTTGGCTCGGGAATTGATGCGAGATCCCTACTGGCCTCTCAGGGCTGCGAAACAACTCGGACTGCCTGCAACCGAGGCACTGCCGCGACGATATACATATGCGCTGTAA
- a CDS encoding response regulator transcription factor, whose translation MAKILIVEDDVDLTVMIVEWLSFEHHSVEVVHNGREGLDRLRLCQYDAIILDWSLPEISGLEICRQYRQEQGKSPIIMLTGKNSISDKESGLDSGADDYLTKPFNMKELSARLRAVLRRASGSNSNILTVGDLSIDPGKYKLTRAGKEIQLLPREFALMEFLMRHPDEVFSGDSLLQRVWHSESDATSEALRTCIKRLRQKIDGDSDDSIIQTIPRVGYKLRVQ comes from the coding sequence ATGGCAAAGATCCTAATTGTTGAAGATGACGTTGATTTGACCGTCATGATCGTCGAATGGCTTTCTTTCGAACACCATTCCGTGGAAGTAGTCCACAACGGTCGCGAAGGCTTGGACAGGCTGAGACTTTGTCAATATGATGCCATCATCCTGGATTGGTCGCTGCCCGAAATTTCAGGACTTGAAATCTGCCGTCAGTATCGTCAAGAACAGGGCAAATCGCCGATCATCATGCTCACCGGCAAAAACAGCATTTCAGATAAAGAGAGCGGTCTTGACTCCGGAGCCGACGATTATCTCACCAAGCCATTCAATATGAAGGAATTATCGGCGCGACTGCGCGCTGTACTACGCAGAGCCTCCGGTTCGAACTCGAATATTCTCACTGTTGGAGATTTATCGATCGATCCAGGCAAGTACAAATTGACCAGGGCTGGAAAAGAGATTCAGTTATTACCGCGCGAATTTGCGTTGATGGAATTCCTGATGCGACATCCCGACGAAGTCTTTAGTGGAGACTCCTTATTACAACGAGTCTGGCATTCAGAAAGTGATGCTACATCAGAGGCATTACGCACCTGCATCAAACGATTGCGCCAAAAAATCGATGGCGATTCCGATGACTCTATAATTCAGACGATTCCGCGAGTCGGCTACAAATTACGCGTTCAGTAA
- a CDS encoding sulfite exporter TauE/SafE family protein: MEPNSFSLVAIFIVALLYSSVGHGGASGYLAILALMSVPKQNASSTALMLNILVASTAAASYYRSRFLNLKNTAPYLVASVPAAFIGGMIKVPNNIYEGLLAISLLVAAIRLLLPPKETATAELKQPNAALAAVCGATIGLLSGIVGIGGGIFLSPLIVIAGWDTAKHASGTAALFIVINSIAGITGRLLTNSFVIGSDWSFLVAAFAGGVIGSHLGANIFSQNALKRTLALVLGIASAKLLVA; this comes from the coding sequence ATGGAGCCAAACAGCTTTTCTCTAGTTGCTATTTTCATCGTAGCGCTCCTCTATTCATCGGTAGGACATGGAGGCGCTTCGGGATATCTTGCCATTCTCGCACTCATGTCTGTGCCGAAACAAAACGCATCTTCCACAGCATTGATGCTCAATATTTTGGTGGCGTCTACCGCGGCGGCATCATATTATCGCTCCCGTTTTTTGAACCTTAAAAACACTGCACCATATTTGGTGGCGTCTGTTCCAGCCGCGTTTATCGGCGGTATGATCAAAGTTCCGAACAATATATATGAGGGGTTGTTGGCCATCAGTTTGTTAGTGGCGGCAATACGCCTGCTGCTGCCACCAAAAGAAACAGCAACAGCTGAGCTAAAACAACCCAATGCGGCTCTGGCAGCGGTTTGCGGTGCGACTATAGGATTGCTGTCAGGCATAGTCGGAATCGGCGGCGGAATTTTTCTCAGCCCGCTTATAGTGATCGCCGGTTGGGATACCGCCAAGCACGCCTCCGGAACTGCCGCACTCTTTATAGTAATAAACTCAATCGCTGGAATAACAGGAAGACTACTAACCAATTCCTTTGTAATCGGCTCAGACTGGTCCTTCCTGGTAGCAGCATTCGCAGGCGGTGTGATTGGATCGCATCTTGGCGCAAATATTTTTTCGCAAAATGCTCTAAAAAGAACCCTGGCTCTCGTACTCGGTATAGCATCGGCAAAGTTGTTAGTCGCTTAA
- a CDS encoding sigma-70 family RNA polymerase sigma factor — protein MDAMHHKSETAMTSLKSKSEQPKLTLVRGNRYQQLEDSELVLLCQKKDKAAFDALMNRHQRNVHAMLYKMAPDWNDTADLAQEAFIRIWKGIDKLQNPKAFKSWMGQIVTNLFYDELRKRPRQTVIMSLDAPIGGDEEGESPTRDIPDTAAGPDELYDRKDTRKTVEAAIATLPRQFRTAIILREVNDLPYDEIAAITQTDIGTVKSRISRARTKVQNILRPQFRAEKSA, from the coding sequence ATGGACGCAATGCATCACAAATCGGAGACAGCTATGACAAGCCTCAAATCGAAATCTGAACAACCAAAACTCACTTTAGTTCGCGGCAACCGTTACCAACAGCTTGAAGACTCTGAACTTGTTCTGTTGTGCCAGAAAAAAGATAAGGCTGCGTTCGATGCACTCATGAACCGTCACCAGCGCAACGTACACGCCATGCTCTATAAGATGGCACCGGATTGGAACGATACCGCCGACCTGGCTCAAGAAGCCTTCATCAGAATCTGGAAAGGCATCGACAAACTGCAAAATCCAAAAGCTTTCAAGTCCTGGATGGGTCAAATCGTCACGAACCTCTTCTATGACGAATTAAGAAAACGCCCACGTCAAACTGTCATCATGTCGCTGGATGCCCCCATCGGTGGTGACGAAGAAGGAGAATCGCCAACACGTGACATTCCTGACACAGCAGCTGGACCGGACGAACTTTACGATCGAAAAGATACGAGAAAAACCGTTGAAGCCGCTATTGCAACGCTTCCACGCCAGTTCAGAACTGCAATCATACTGCGCGAAGTAAACGATTTACCTTATGACGAAATCGCTGCAATCACACAAACCGACATCGGAACAGTCAAGTCGAGAATTTCAAGAGCAAGAACCAAAGTGCAGAACATCTTGCGCCCTCAATTCCGCGCTGAAAAATCAGCTTAG
- a CDS encoding sigma-70 family RNA polymerase sigma factor, whose product MRGYPDRWIPERLDYTASLAQYYEGVDSNSTPGGDMKTAKTEAKQTTLSLVRNNYNEMDDTQLVLLCQQHDQAAFDVLIKRHQRSLYAMLYKLAPDWNDSADLAQEACIRIWKGIGKLQNPKAFKSWMGQIVTNLFYDELRKRPRQTVILSLDAPMNGDDEDSPTRDLADPAAGPDELYDRKDLRKTVDAAISTLPRQFRTAIILREVEDLPYDEIAKITQTDIGTVKSRISRARTKVQNILRPQFRAEKSA is encoded by the coding sequence ATGCGAGGGTACCCCGATCGGTGGATACCTGAAAGGCTGGATTACACCGCTTCTCTGGCTCAGTACTATGAAGGAGTGGATAGCAATTCGACGCCTGGAGGCGATATGAAAACCGCGAAGACAGAAGCGAAACAAACAACTCTGAGCCTGGTCCGTAACAACTACAATGAGATGGATGACACTCAATTAGTACTGTTGTGTCAGCAACACGATCAGGCGGCCTTCGATGTTCTTATTAAGCGTCATCAACGCAGCCTCTACGCCATGCTTTATAAACTTGCTCCAGACTGGAACGACTCGGCAGACCTGGCTCAAGAAGCGTGTATCAGAATTTGGAAAGGCATCGGTAAGTTGCAAAACCCAAAAGCATTCAAGTCCTGGATGGGTCAAATTGTCACCAATCTTTTCTATGATGAATTACGAAAACGTCCGCGCCAAACCGTCATCCTCTCACTCGATGCTCCGATGAATGGCGATGATGAAGACAGCCCAACACGCGACCTGGCTGACCCAGCTGCGGGACCGGATGAGCTTTACGACCGCAAAGATTTGCGTAAAACCGTAGATGCAGCAATCTCAACTCTGCCACGTCAATTCAGAACGGCAATCATTTTGCGAGAAGTCGAAGACCTTCCTTACGATGAAATTGCCAAAATAACACAAACAGATATCGGCACCGTCAAATCAAGAATCTCCAGAGCTCGCACAAAAGTGCAAAATATCTTGCGCCCACAATTCCGAGCAGAAAAATCAGCTTAG